In Desulfovibrio sp. 86, the following proteins share a genomic window:
- the metK gene encoding methionine adenosyltransferase, whose translation MQTKGKYFFTSESVTEGHPDKVADQISDAVLDTLLAQDADAHVACETLVTTGMAIIAGEITTTGYADLPTVVRETIKNIGYSNSDMGFDWKTCAVISTIGHQSPDIAQGVVRAKPEDQGAGDQGMMFGYACDETSTLMPAPIYWAHQLSQQLTKVRKDGLVDIFRPDGKTQVSFEYQDGRPVRINNVVVSTQHAASASQADVAEAVKKHVIRPILEPSGYFTEKDCEIFINTTGRFVVGGPMGDCGLTGRKIIQDTYGGSGHHGGGAFSGKDPSKVDRSGAYMGRYIAKNVVAAGLAPICEVQIAYCIGVAQPVSVLVSSQGTSEIPDEILTKAVREVFDLRPYFISKRLDLKRPIYQKTSCYGHFGRELPEFTWEATDAVADLRTAAKV comes from the coding sequence ATGCAGACCAAGGGCAAATATTTCTTTACCTCCGAATCCGTCACCGAAGGGCATCCCGACAAGGTGGCAGACCAGATTTCCGACGCGGTTCTGGACACCCTGCTGGCCCAGGACGCCGACGCCCACGTGGCCTGCGAAACCCTGGTAACCACGGGCATGGCCATTATCGCCGGTGAAATCACCACCACCGGCTACGCCGACCTGCCCACCGTGGTACGCGAGACCATCAAGAACATCGGCTACAGCAACTCCGACATGGGCTTTGACTGGAAGACCTGCGCCGTCATTTCCACCATCGGGCATCAGTCCCCCGACATCGCCCAGGGCGTTGTGCGTGCAAAGCCCGAAGACCAGGGCGCGGGCGACCAGGGCATGATGTTCGGCTATGCCTGCGACGAAACCTCCACCCTGATGCCCGCCCCCATCTACTGGGCGCATCAGCTTTCGCAGCAGCTCACCAAGGTGCGCAAGGACGGACTGGTGGACATTTTCCGCCCGGACGGCAAGACCCAGGTTTCTTTTGAATATCAGGACGGCAGGCCCGTGCGCATCAACAACGTGGTGGTTTCCACCCAGCACGCCGCCAGCGCCAGTCAGGCGGATGTGGCCGAAGCCGTGAAAAAGCACGTGATTCGCCCCATTCTTGAACCTTCCGGCTACTTTACCGAAAAAGACTGCGAAATCTTCATCAACACCACCGGACGTTTTGTGGTGGGCGGCCCCATGGGCGACTGCGGCCTCACTGGCCGCAAGATCATTCAGGACACCTACGGCGGCAGCGGCCACCACGGCGGCGGCGCGTTCTCCGGCAAGGATCCCTCCAAGGTTGACCGTTCCGGCGCGTACATGGGCCGCTACATTGCCAAAAACGTCGTGGCCGCCGGTCTCGCCCCTATATGCGAAGTGCAGATCGCCTATTGCATCGGCGTGGCCCAGCCCGTGAGCGTGCTTGTGTCGTCGCAGGGAACCAGCGAGATTCCTGATGAAATCCTGACCAAGGCCGTGCGCGAAGTTTTTGACCTGCGCCCCTACTTCATCAGCAAGCGCCTTGACCTCAAGCGCCCCATTTACCAGAAGACCTCCTGCTACGGCCACTTTGGCCGCGAGCTGCCCGAGTTCACCTGGGAAGCCACGGACGCCGTGGCCGACCTGCGTACCGCCGCCAAAGTGTAG
- the panC gene encoding pantoate--beta-alanine ligase, translating to MQILTTPQQLAAQCRAWHKAGDDIALVPTMGYYHAGHEALMAQGRTLGKRLVVSLFVNPTQFGPDEDLDAYPRDAERDAAIAASHGADVLFMPEPGSMYAPDHATWVEVPDLAKGLCGQTRPIHFRGVCTVVLKLFMLSAADVAVFGQKDWQQQAILRRMVRDLNLPVRIETLPIVRESDGLALSSRNVYLAPEERAQAPEIRRGLLHAQKLAQEGETSASLLREAVLRRWAEMLPLGRLDYLSIVHPESLAQLDKVDGPALMACAVRMGKARLIDNIILR from the coding sequence ATGCAGATATTAACTACCCCACAGCAATTGGCGGCCCAGTGCCGCGCCTGGCACAAGGCCGGGGACGACATCGCGCTTGTTCCCACCATGGGCTACTACCACGCCGGGCATGAAGCCCTTATGGCCCAAGGTCGCACCTTGGGCAAAAGGCTTGTGGTAAGCCTTTTCGTCAATCCTACCCAATTTGGGCCCGATGAGGACCTCGACGCATATCCGCGCGACGCCGAACGCGACGCGGCCATTGCCGCCAGTCATGGCGCGGACGTGCTCTTTATGCCCGAACCGGGGTCCATGTATGCGCCGGATCACGCCACCTGGGTCGAGGTTCCCGACCTTGCCAAGGGCCTGTGCGGGCAGACCCGCCCCATACATTTTCGCGGCGTGTGCACCGTAGTGCTCAAGCTTTTCATGCTGAGCGCGGCGGACGTGGCCGTTTTCGGCCAGAAAGATTGGCAGCAGCAGGCCATCCTGCGCCGTATGGTGCGGGATCTCAACCTGCCTGTGCGCATTGAAACGCTCCCCATCGTGCGTGAGTCCGACGGGCTCGCGTTGTCATCGCGCAATGTCTACCTTGCCCCGGAAGAGCGCGCCCAGGCGCCGGAAATACGCCGGGGCCTGCTGCACGCGCAGAAGCTGGCGCAGGAGGGCGAGACCAGCGCGTCCCTGCTGCGTGAGGCCGTGCTGCGCCGCTGGGCGGAAATGCTGCCGCTGGGGCGGCTGGACTATCTCAGCATTGTACATCCCGAATCCCTGGCCCAGCTCGACAAGGTTGACGGCCCGGCCCTCATGGCCTGTGCCGTGCGCATGGGCAAGGCCAGACTTATCGACAATATCATTTTGCGTTAG
- a CDS encoding adenylyl-sulfate kinase produces the protein MTPVLWLLGLSGSGKTALGSLLRLYLEGQGIETAFIDEGKFCPQADVAPEGRIAATNVLRDHALQKHAQGRLCIVAATTPYDSMRQKNRDLLPLYREVWVRCSLQTLVERDTRGLYAMAAHAHVPGLCGLTDKFDEPRRADHIIDTDRHSLAESYLQLRDLALNALDTARHWQRMQHALLPERPLPAARMQPAIAL, from the coding sequence ATGACGCCTGTACTCTGGCTGCTGGGCCTTTCCGGCAGCGGCAAAACCGCACTTGGTTCTCTTCTGCGCCTGTATCTGGAAGGGCAGGGCATTGAAACGGCCTTTATTGACGAAGGCAAATTTTGCCCGCAGGCCGATGTCGCCCCTGAAGGCCGCATTGCCGCAACCAACGTCTTGCGCGATCATGCTTTGCAGAAGCACGCCCAGGGCCGCCTGTGCATTGTGGCGGCCACCACCCCCTATGACAGCATGCGCCAGAAAAACCGTGACCTCTTGCCCCTGTACCGTGAAGTGTGGGTGCGCTGCTCACTGCAAACGCTGGTAGAGCGCGACACCAGGGGCTTGTACGCCATGGCCGCGCACGCGCACGTCCCCGGACTGTGCGGCCTGACCGACAAATTTGATGAGCCCCGTCGCGCCGATCATATCATTGATACTGACCGCCACAGTCTGGCCGAAAGTTATTTGCAGTTGCGCGACCTTGCCCTGAACGCTCTGGATACAGCGCGCCACTGGCAGCGCATGCAGCACGCGCTGCTGCCGGAACGTCCGCTGCCTGCGGCCCGCATGCAGCCCGCCATAGCCCTTTAG
- a CDS encoding deoxyguanosinetriphosphate triphosphohydrolase, with the protein MSDHKEQWGRLLAPYRITRQSKMLADLDVVRNPFVQDYDRIIFSSSFRRLAKKTQVHPLVRNDHIHNRLTHSLEVSSVGRSLGLQVGQTLADRGHLPDGFSPEHLGQIIQAACLAHDIGNPPFGHAGEEAIRDWFKDTGHTEHYFKELRPAERADFEAFDGNAQGFRVVNTLENNKDAGGFRLTFPVLGSLVKYPRSAHEALGQSSGKFNFYTAEQGIFTEIFTTLGLMRDGRARRHPLSYLLEAADDICYRIIDMEDARELRIIGYQDIKNAVEPLLDDNDMDTARLGAMDSDRRRSGMLRTRAMACIIPSVVQTFMECYEDMMAGTLEGDLLKHAKPDVANFMAAAKEVFNSKIMNNPQKTALEIGTYTLYKRLLDIFIPACFNFSKNNTMSYQEKRALTLMGSNAPSEGECLYTAYLRVLDFVSGMTDDYATFISQQFSGTAAQ; encoded by the coding sequence ATGAGCGACCATAAAGAACAATGGGGCCGTCTGCTGGCCCCGTACCGCATAACGCGCCAGAGCAAGATGCTTGCCGACCTCGATGTGGTGCGCAATCCCTTTGTGCAGGATTATGACCGCATCATCTTTTCCAGCTCGTTTCGCAGGCTGGCCAAGAAAACCCAGGTGCATCCGCTGGTGCGCAACGACCATATCCACAACCGTCTTACCCATTCACTTGAGGTAAGCAGCGTCGGGCGATCGCTGGGCCTTCAGGTGGGGCAGACCCTGGCCGACCGGGGGCACCTGCCGGACGGTTTCAGCCCCGAGCATCTCGGCCAGATCATACAGGCGGCCTGCCTTGCGCACGATATCGGCAATCCGCCCTTTGGCCATGCCGGTGAAGAAGCCATACGCGACTGGTTCAAGGATACGGGCCATACCGAGCACTATTTCAAGGAACTGCGGCCAGCGGAACGGGCGGACTTTGAGGCCTTTGACGGCAACGCCCAGGGATTTCGGGTGGTCAATACGCTTGAGAACAACAAGGACGCCGGGGGCTTTCGCCTGACCTTTCCCGTGCTGGGCAGCCTTGTGAAGTATCCCCGATCCGCCCATGAGGCATTGGGGCAATCCAGCGGCAAGTTTAATTTTTACACCGCAGAGCAGGGCATTTTTACGGAAATCTTCACAACTCTGGGTCTGATGCGTGACGGCCGCGCGCGACGGCATCCGCTTTCCTACCTGCTGGAGGCGGCGGACGACATCTGCTACCGCATCATAGATATGGAGGACGCGCGCGAACTGCGCATCATTGGCTATCAGGACATCAAGAACGCCGTGGAGCCGCTGCTTGACGACAACGATATGGATACGGCCCGCCTGGGCGCTATGGACTCCGACCGGCGGCGCTCCGGCATGCTGCGCACCAGGGCCATGGCGTGCATCATCCCTTCCGTGGTGCAGACATTTATGGAGTGTTATGAAGACATGATGGCCGGCACGCTTGAGGGCGATCTGCTCAAGCACGCCAAGCCGGATGTGGCAAATTTTATGGCCGCGGCAAAAGAGGTCTTTAACAGCAAGATTATGAACAATCCGCAGAAAACCGCGCTGGAAATAGGAACGTACACTCTGTACAAGCGGCTGCTGGACATTTTTATTCCGGCCTGCTTCAATTTCAGTAAAAACAATACCATGTCCTATCAGGAAAAACGCGCGCTTACTCTCATGGGCTCCAATGCTCCTTCTGAGGGCGAATGCCTGTATACGGCCTATCTGCGCGTGCTGGATTTTGTGTCTGGCATGACCGACGATTACGCGACCTTCATTTCGCAGCAGTTCTCAGGCACTGCGGCGCAATAA
- a CDS encoding DUF4434 domain-containing protein: MKKILQFFALISLIITLSVQDGRADAAKPVITGTFLQLWDVHATWTEERWQSLFAALRAIGVDEVVVQWTVDGATPTYASKYFTAPARLTLEKALRAARDQHIRVVLGLVHDQAYWEKIKRDPNHVRWYFRKLCTTSLAAAEELLRLDSGKNVVSGLYIPQEIDDQSWLEADRQAELLNFLKDLRAGLRILAPHLPVAVSGFSNGYAEPETLKKLWQRILTQSGIDRVLFQDGVGAHKLNVNEVSLFFGAVSQAAEKTGRVFTPVVEVFTQVDGAPVNQKAFRAVPAPLARIKKQLKIAGSVPHSGIMAFSLPEYCSPFGGEQAAVLYKAYKEAF, from the coding sequence ATGAAAAAAATCCTGCAGTTTTTTGCGCTGATCAGCCTTATAATCACGCTTTCCGTACAGGACGGAAGAGCTGATGCCGCGAAACCGGTCATAACCGGCACCTTTCTTCAGTTATGGGATGTCCACGCGACATGGACTGAAGAGCGCTGGCAAAGCCTGTTTGCAGCTCTGCGCGCCATTGGAGTCGATGAGGTTGTGGTTCAATGGACTGTCGATGGCGCAACGCCAACCTACGCAAGCAAATATTTTACCGCTCCTGCCCGGCTTACGCTGGAAAAGGCCCTGCGGGCGGCACGAGATCAGCATATACGGGTGGTTCTCGGGCTTGTCCACGACCAGGCATATTGGGAAAAAATCAAGCGGGATCCCAACCATGTTCGCTGGTATTTTCGCAAGTTATGCACTACCAGCCTTGCGGCCGCAGAGGAATTGCTACGCTTGGACTCAGGCAAAAATGTGGTAAGCGGCTTGTACATACCGCAGGAAATTGACGATCAAAGTTGGCTTGAGGCAGATCGGCAGGCAGAACTCCTGAATTTTTTGAAGGATCTGCGCGCAGGATTACGAATCCTGGCCCCCCATCTGCCCGTAGCGGTTTCCGGTTTTTCCAATGGCTATGCTGAACCGGAGACGCTCAAAAAATTGTGGCAACGCATTTTGACCCAGAGCGGCATTGACAGGGTTCTCTTTCAGGACGGCGTAGGCGCACACAAACTGAACGTGAATGAAGTCAGCCTGTTTTTCGGGGCAGTCTCTCAAGCTGCAGAAAAGACCGGGCGCGTGTTTACACCGGTAGTTGAAGTATTCACCCAGGTTGACGGCGCGCCAGTAAACCAGAAAGCCTTTCGTGCTGTCCCTGCACCGCTGGCGCGGATAAAAAAGCAATTGAAGATTGCCGGATCTGTCCCCCATTCGGGGATTATGGCCTTCAGTCTTCCTGAATACTGTTCACCTTTTGGGGGGGAACAGGCAGCGGTTCTTTACAAGGCCTACAAGGAAGCGTTTTAG
- a CDS encoding NfrA family protein yields the protein MKTYFFLTPLLMAFSLHPICAMAEHTPRTDGAPAVGKSWVDDRLAHFKGYPHLDMAYRKLKEGKTDEAAAEFRQYFDIIPSDHKARADFMNLLYQMGRYNEALALLDSQPGTQTSHALQMSRGMILMKLGDDANALAAFENALAAAQSNQEKIAALRSLVLVSKQIGLEEKTAEYLAQARSLAPEDESLLREQAILAGLEGNHSEAVRLGRLLAKLQPTPENTTILANSLFLSAQYQEAARLYAELSVQDPQMLYKAGLSLASAHLDKQAADTLEAFLRTNDNTTLKAETLLALGNIYSNQGDAAQGYRAFREASALMSGLASALPRAAQAQLALGLGLSAMAIGKPAEAVEPLHQALELLDSPREKVKTLMSLAQAHTAAGETAKAAATWRLAADSPGALRDDMAVSEENLGYALTALGDYAGAERAFHRALAITGPNWRVTLAEAQAEFKAGLYEKALEDFALAVNLHSTPGTRLSLGRTYEKLGKPGLALASYKQAEKSVSGMPPREQREFYLSLGFLYAGEASYAEAAEAFRKAQALGYDAETAVRLGRVERLAGQGEAARQTLEMAPPWALSESTRLLRLSELAFIAEADQRYEDAATLLEESLVMKKDADLFFRQGNLLRKLHRNPDAIAAYRKSLAMGDSPERQAALGYALSESGQYAEAAQSFEAALNADNDYLFLREDLGYAYMHEARNDRAVASFKRAIDDAQMQRPDNEAEQIEMDKKIHRLRQEVTKLQTNVSATAYLSYIPDQAGSSKWTGGDTSHTIRSGGGAELAWIPPFFGLRDDRILQVIGRVSANLNENNSFSFDEDTWQGAVGLRYKPFKSQNFNLGAERLFHIGDKAEDNWLLRAMYSWADGYDLKPGTPYWNYSFFFGEYDYYASEDVRSAIYGEVRQGMTFNVNDKLLVTPHIVADTRITEPDRDQTSLVEFGAGVSLRFLFPAFEYEVSRSSMEILLQYKGGTLFHAEGHNKNNTINSLFLTTSITY from the coding sequence ATGAAAACATATTTCTTTCTGACGCCGCTTCTGATGGCTTTCAGCCTGCACCCGATCTGCGCCATGGCGGAACACACGCCGCGTACAGACGGAGCCCCCGCCGTTGGAAAAAGTTGGGTTGATGATCGGCTGGCCCATTTTAAGGGTTACCCGCATTTGGACATGGCCTATCGCAAGCTTAAAGAAGGCAAAACTGATGAAGCGGCGGCGGAATTCCGCCAGTATTTTGACATCATTCCCTCAGACCACAAGGCGCGCGCCGATTTCATGAACCTGCTCTATCAAATGGGCAGGTACAACGAGGCGCTCGCATTGCTGGACAGTCAGCCCGGAACGCAGACAAGCCACGCCTTGCAGATGTCCCGGGGCATGATTCTCATGAAGTTGGGTGATGACGCCAATGCCCTGGCCGCTTTTGAAAACGCGCTGGCTGCAGCCCAGAGTAACCAGGAAAAGATTGCAGCCTTGCGTTCTCTGGTTCTGGTCAGCAAACAGATCGGTTTGGAAGAAAAGACCGCAGAATATCTGGCGCAGGCGCGTAGTCTTGCCCCGGAAGACGAATCGCTTTTACGCGAGCAGGCAATTCTCGCCGGGCTGGAAGGCAACCACAGTGAAGCCGTACGCCTCGGGAGGCTGCTGGCAAAACTGCAACCCACGCCTGAAAATACCACCATTCTGGCCAACAGCCTGTTTTTGTCTGCCCAATATCAGGAAGCTGCAAGGTTATATGCCGAACTTTCTGTGCAAGACCCGCAAATGCTGTACAAGGCGGGGCTGAGCCTTGCGTCTGCGCATCTGGACAAGCAGGCTGCCGATACGCTTGAGGCTTTTTTACGCACCAATGACAATACGACTCTCAAGGCAGAAACCCTGCTGGCGCTCGGCAACATATATTCCAATCAAGGCGATGCTGCTCAGGGCTATCGGGCATTCCGCGAGGCGTCCGCCCTGATGTCTGGCCTGGCGTCAGCGCTGCCGCGCGCTGCACAGGCGCAGCTGGCTTTGGGGCTCGGCCTGTCTGCCATGGCCATCGGCAAACCTGCCGAAGCCGTGGAACCACTGCATCAGGCTCTGGAACTGCTTGATTCCCCCAGAGAAAAAGTAAAAACGCTCATGTCGCTTGCGCAGGCCCACACGGCTGCGGGCGAAACCGCAAAGGCCGCAGCTACGTGGCGTCTGGCTGCCGACAGCCCCGGAGCCCTGCGTGATGATATGGCGGTCTCAGAAGAAAATCTCGGCTACGCGCTCACAGCCCTGGGAGATTACGCCGGAGCGGAACGCGCCTTTCACCGTGCCTTGGCCATAACTGGCCCCAACTGGCGCGTCACTCTTGCCGAGGCCCAGGCGGAATTCAAGGCAGGCCTGTATGAAAAAGCTCTGGAAGACTTTGCCCTGGCCGTAAACCTGCATAGTACCCCAGGCACGCGGCTTTCTTTGGGGCGCACATATGAAAAGCTCGGTAAGCCCGGCCTTGCTCTTGCCAGCTACAAACAGGCTGAAAAAAGCGTGTCCGGCATGCCCCCGCGTGAACAGCGGGAGTTTTACCTCTCCCTTGGGTTTCTTTATGCGGGCGAGGCCAGCTATGCAGAAGCCGCAGAAGCCTTCAGAAAGGCGCAGGCACTCGGTTATGACGCTGAAACGGCAGTGCGCCTCGGGCGAGTTGAACGGCTTGCGGGGCAGGGCGAAGCCGCCAGGCAGACACTTGAAATGGCCCCCCCCTGGGCATTGTCTGAAAGTACACGCTTGCTGCGCCTCTCAGAATTGGCCTTTATTGCTGAAGCGGACCAACGATACGAAGATGCGGCAACGTTGCTCGAAGAATCACTGGTCATGAAAAAAGACGCTGATCTGTTTTTCCGCCAGGGCAATTTGCTGCGTAAACTCCACCGAAATCCCGATGCCATCGCGGCATACAGAAAATCTCTGGCCATGGGCGACAGTCCCGAGCGCCAGGCCGCGCTAGGCTATGCCCTCAGCGAGTCCGGTCAATATGCGGAAGCGGCTCAGTCATTTGAAGCCGCGCTCAATGCCGATAATGACTACCTCTTTTTGAGGGAAGACCTGGGCTATGCCTATATGCACGAGGCCCGCAATGACCGGGCCGTTGCCTCGTTCAAGAGGGCCATTGACGATGCCCAGATGCAAAGGCCGGACAATGAGGCGGAACAGATTGAAATGGACAAAAAAATACACAGGCTGCGGCAGGAGGTGACAAAGCTCCAGACGAACGTGTCGGCTACAGCGTACCTGTCCTATATTCCGGATCAGGCAGGTTCGTCCAAATGGACCGGTGGCGACACTTCTCATACGATCCGCTCAGGCGGTGGGGCTGAACTCGCTTGGATCCCTCCCTTTTTCGGTCTGCGTGATGACCGTATTCTTCAGGTTATCGGCCGCGTCAGCGCCAATCTGAATGAAAACAACAGCTTTTCTTTTGATGAAGATACATGGCAAGGCGCTGTGGGCTTGCGCTACAAGCCCTTCAAAAGCCAGAATTTCAATCTGGGGGCTGAACGACTTTTTCACATTGGAGACAAAGCCGAAGACAATTGGCTGTTACGGGCAATGTATTCATGGGCGGACGGATATGACCTCAAACCCGGAACCCCATACTGGAACTACAGCTTTTTCTTCGGTGAATACGATTACTATGCGTCCGAAGACGTGCGCAGCGCCATCTACGGTGAAGTTCGGCAGGGCATGACCTTCAATGTAAATGACAAATTACTTGTAACGCCACATATAGTGGCCGACACTCGTATTACTGAGCCAGACCGCGACCAGACATCTCTTGTAGAATTTGGCGCTGGCGTTTCTTTGCGCTTTCTTTTTCCTGCTTTTGAATATGAAGTCTCCAGATCATCCATGGAAATTCTTTTACAATATAAGGGAGGCACGCTTTTTCATGCTGAGGGCCACAACAAGAACAACACCATAAATTCGCTGTTCCTCACAACCAGCATTACCTACTGA
- a CDS encoding glycosyl transferase family protein — protein sequence MTTLDFIMPYLLLGLQLLLMGLGVVFLLSGIDELFIDCTYIFHKAYRWIFIRRKFPPLTEDQLMSPPEKPVAIMIPCWDESAVIRRMLDNTIKTINYSNYQIFVGTYPNDLKTQREVSLAREVYGNVNRIVCPKDGPTNKADCLNWIYAGIKHFEKENDVEFDIFVMNDSEDIVHPLYIKLFNYLIPRMDMIQLPVFPMTLRWWNFTAGHYAAEFAENHARDMLVREILSKSVPSAGVGSGYSRRALELLAKDSNNQLFNIESLTEDYDFGLRMRKFGLRQVFVRQVLHRQVSRKNFLTGKTHVGTKPEYIVIREYFPRTFSTAVRQKSRWIMGIALQGWANIGWQGNFWTRYMLFRDRKGLVTNLVSMLANAVVPLVGALWLYQVFAPDAYHYPPIVEPDTGLWYLMLANLFFFFWRSLWRMFYVCIVYGFGEALLSFPRLLWGNVINFAATMRAFRLYARYLLTGKVIAWDKTEHVYPSEAELVAYRRRLGDLMLDRRFITIAQLDAALARQKETGLPLGRVLLDMGMISEDRLIQILGKQFRIETRRVDPYRTPLDALSAIPRHLALANGAFPMEIQPTGELALAVENPPSSQALSEMEQAAGRAIVLYLVTRSDLAFALRYGFDRLSSSGGSTATDFASYLVANGQISEEQLDQARSHRRQKYAKLGDILLQENMVRYAQLKEAESRFFAQHRPEGRFGDFLVTEGLVSESQLEHALEVQQDSCPTLEDVLLQLNFVTADILDVAEQAIARTLPEPYPIPKARPLGQVKKSHDRDQALPA from the coding sequence ATGACTACGCTAGACTTCATCATGCCGTATCTTTTACTGGGCCTTCAGCTTTTGCTGATGGGACTCGGCGTTGTTTTTCTTCTCAGCGGAATTGATGAGCTTTTTATCGACTGCACCTATATCTTCCACAAGGCCTACCGTTGGATTTTCATCCGCCGCAAATTTCCCCCATTGACCGAGGATCAGCTGATGTCGCCGCCGGAAAAACCCGTGGCCATCATGATTCCCTGCTGGGACGAATCCGCCGTTATTCGCCGGATGCTCGACAACACCATAAAGACTATCAATTATTCGAACTATCAGATTTTTGTCGGCACATACCCCAATGACCTCAAGACCCAGCGAGAGGTTTCCCTGGCCAGAGAGGTTTACGGCAACGTCAACCGCATTGTCTGCCCCAAAGACGGCCCGACCAACAAGGCCGACTGCCTTAACTGGATTTACGCGGGCATCAAGCACTTTGAAAAAGAAAACGACGTAGAGTTTGACATCTTCGTCATGAACGATTCCGAGGACATTGTTCATCCTCTCTACATCAAGCTGTTCAACTATCTCATCCCGCGCATGGACATGATACAGTTGCCGGTTTTTCCTATGACACTGCGCTGGTGGAACTTTACGGCCGGACATTATGCCGCTGAATTTGCAGAAAATCATGCCCGTGACATGCTTGTTCGGGAGATACTGAGCAAGTCCGTGCCCTCTGCCGGCGTCGGCAGCGGGTATAGCCGCCGTGCGCTTGAACTGCTGGCCAAGGACAGCAACAACCAGCTTTTCAACATTGAATCACTGACGGAAGACTATGATTTTGGCCTGCGCATGCGCAAATTCGGGTTGCGTCAGGTTTTTGTCCGCCAGGTGCTCCACCGGCAGGTAAGCCGCAAAAACTTTCTGACCGGCAAAACCCATGTGGGTACCAAACCGGAATATATCGTCATCCGGGAATATTTCCCCCGCACCTTCAGCACGGCCGTCAGGCAAAAGTCGCGCTGGATCATGGGCATTGCCCTTCAGGGATGGGCAAATATCGGCTGGCAGGGCAATTTCTGGACGCGCTATATGCTGTTTCGGGACAGAAAAGGTCTGGTCACCAACCTTGTGAGCATGCTTGCCAATGCCGTTGTGCCGCTTGTCGGCGCCCTGTGGCTTTATCAGGTTTTCGCACCCGATGCTTACCATTACCCCCCCATTGTTGAGCCTGATACGGGGCTCTGGTACCTGATGCTCGCAAACTTGTTTTTCTTTTTCTGGCGGTCGCTGTGGCGCATGTTTTATGTCTGCATCGTCTATGGCTTTGGCGAGGCTCTGCTGTCCTTTCCCCGGTTGCTGTGGGGCAACGTGATCAACTTCGCGGCCACCATGCGGGCATTTCGCCTCTATGCGAGGTATCTGCTCACAGGCAAGGTCATTGCCTGGGACAAAACGGAACATGTTTACCCCTCTGAAGCGGAACTGGTGGCCTACCGCCGTCGTTTGGGCGACCTTATGCTGGACAGGCGTTTCATTACCATCGCGCAGCTCGACGCCGCCCTGGCACGCCAAAAAGAGACCGGCCTGCCCCTGGGGCGGGTGCTGCTGGATATGGGTATGATTTCAGAAGACAGGCTGATCCAGATTCTCGGCAAACAGTTTCGCATTGAGACGCGCCGTGTAGACCCTTACCGCACGCCGCTTGATGCCCTCTCGGCCATACCGCGCCACCTGGCTCTGGCCAACGGAGCCTTTCCTATGGAAATTCAGCCCACTGGCGAGTTGGCGCTGGCGGTGGAAAACCCGCCTTCTTCCCAGGCCCTGTCAGAAATGGAACAGGCTGCGGGGCGCGCTATTGTGCTCTATCTTGTCACCAGAAGTGACCTCGCCTTTGCGCTGCGTTATGGTTTTGACAGGCTTTCCTCATCGGGCGGGTCAACTGCCACAGATTTTGCCTCCTATCTTGTTGCCAACGGGCAAATCAGTGAAGAACAGCTTGACCAGGCCCGAAGTCACCGGCGGCAAAAATATGCCAAGCTGGGCGACATACTGCTTCAGGAAAACATGGTGCGCTATGCGCAGTTGAAAGAAGCTGAATCACGATTTTTTGCCCAACACAGACCAGAGGGCAGATTTGGCGATTTTTTGGTTACTGAAGGGTTGGTCTCGGAAAGCCAGCTGGAGCATGCGTTGGAGGTGCAACAAGATTCCTGCCCTACATTGGAGGACGTTTTGCTGCAGCTCAATTTTGTGACGGCAGACATTCTGGATGTCGCAGAGCAGGCCATAGCCCGAACCCTGCCAGAGCCTTATCCCATTCCCAAGGCAAGGCCGCTCGGCCAAGTTAAAAAGTCCCATGACAGGGACCAGGCCCTTCCTGCCTGA